From Companilactobacillus heilongjiangensis, one genomic window encodes:
- the scrK gene encoding fructokinase ScrK, whose amino-acid sequence MLVGSIEAGGTKFVCAVGDEDYRIKDSVHFPTTTPEETLQKAIDYFKKFDIEALGIASFGPIELRKNSPKYGYITSTPKPGWKDTDFIGKMKENFDVPMFWTTDVNGSAFGEYTMSTLANEKIDSLVYYTIGTGVGAGAISDGKFVGNMGHPEMGHTFLKRHPDDLDFKGICPFHGDCLEGLVAGPTFDARLGKPGKDVPLTDHVWDIMAYYVAQAAIQATLILRPDKIVFGGGVVSEPFLVKVRAQFKELLNDYVEVPDLEKYITMPVVKNNGSATLGDFALAIRELQD is encoded by the coding sequence ATGCTAGTAGGAAGTATTGAAGCTGGTGGCACAAAATTTGTCTGTGCTGTCGGTGATGAAGATTATCGTATCAAGGACAGCGTCCATTTCCCCACTACTACACCTGAGGAAACTTTACAAAAAGCCATCGATTATTTTAAGAAATTTGACATTGAAGCTCTTGGTATTGCATCATTTGGACCAATTGAACTTCGCAAAAACTCACCAAAATATGGTTACATCACATCGACACCAAAACCAGGTTGGAAAGACACTGATTTCATCGGCAAGATGAAAGAAAACTTTGACGTACCAATGTTCTGGACCACTGACGTTAACGGATCAGCTTTCGGTGAATATACAATGTCGACTCTAGCAAACGAAAAAATCGACTCACTAGTCTACTACACAATTGGTACTGGTGTTGGTGCCGGAGCTATTTCTGACGGTAAATTTGTCGGAAATATGGGGCACCCCGAAATGGGACACACATTCTTGAAACGTCACCCTGACGACCTTGATTTCAAAGGTATCTGTCCATTCCACGGCGACTGTCTTGAGGGATTAGTTGCTGGACCAACATTTGATGCTCGTTTAGGCAAACCCGGTAAAGACGTGCCATTGACTGACCACGTTTGGGACATCATGGCTTACTATGTTGCTCAAGCTGCTATCCAAGCAACTTTGATTCTTCGTCCAGACAAGATTGTCTTTGGTGGCGGAGTTGTCAGCGAGCCCTTCTTAGTAAAAGTACGTGCTCAATTCAAAGAACTTCTTAACGATTATGTTGAAGTTCCTGACCTCGAAAAATACATCACGATGCCAGTAGTCAAAAATAACGGTTCTGCAACGTTAGGTGACTTTGCTTTAGCAATTCGTGAATTACAAGACTAA
- a CDS encoding LacI family DNA-binding transcriptional regulator produces the protein MKVRIDDVAELAGVSKTTVSRVLNKRGYLSEKTIKKVHDAMDKLNYQPNAVARQLFKQETKLVGLIFPTVNNPFFGQLVATMEKKLFNAGFKVLLGDSMNNPDKEKLYLQELMSHQVDGLIVGAHNQGIDEYEHTNLPIVAIDRIVNKDIPVISSDNYQGGKLATELLIDSGAKVIIHTNGPQNLKSPAQKRRQAYEDTMRENGMIPIIYTSDFTDIDNGANQKVDFIKQIFKEHPDVDGMFISNDMDAAQVIDIAEDLGYKVPEDLKIVGYDGAEATRILLPKLTTIMQPIDEMADIAVNMLIERITDNSAGYDQVLPVKVWRGKTV, from the coding sequence ATGAAGGTAAGAATAGATGATGTTGCTGAATTAGCAGGCGTCTCAAAGACTACTGTTTCAAGAGTTTTGAATAAACGCGGTTATTTGAGTGAAAAAACTATTAAAAAAGTTCACGATGCGATGGACAAACTGAATTATCAACCCAACGCAGTTGCTCGCCAGTTATTCAAACAGGAGACTAAATTAGTTGGTTTAATTTTTCCGACTGTCAATAATCCTTTTTTCGGTCAATTAGTTGCGACAATGGAAAAAAAGTTGTTCAATGCCGGTTTTAAAGTATTGCTTGGCGACTCAATGAATAATCCAGATAAGGAAAAATTATATCTTCAAGAGTTAATGTCACATCAAGTTGACGGTCTAATTGTTGGTGCCCACAACCAAGGTATTGACGAATACGAGCATACTAATTTGCCAATTGTTGCGATTGATCGAATCGTTAATAAAGATATCCCTGTTATTTCATCCGATAACTATCAAGGGGGAAAGTTGGCAACTGAACTCCTGATAGATAGCGGTGCTAAAGTAATTATTCATACTAATGGCCCACAAAATTTAAAATCACCTGCTCAAAAAAGACGTCAGGCCTATGAAGATACTATGCGAGAAAATGGCATGATACCGATAATTTACACGTCAGATTTTACTGATATTGATAATGGAGCTAATCAAAAAGTTGACTTTATCAAACAGATATTCAAAGAGCATCCAGATGTTGATGGTATGTTCATTTCTAATGATATGGATGCAGCTCAAGTGATTGATATTGCTGAAGACCTTGGTTATAAAGTTCCTGAAGATTTAAAGATTGTCGGATACGATGGGGCGGAAGCTACGCGGATTTTGTTACCTAAGTTGACAACCATTATGCAGCCAATCGATGAAATGGCTGATATTGCAGTCAATATGTTGATTGAAAGAATTACTGACAATAGTGCTGGATATGATCAAGTGTTACCTGTCAAAGTCTGGCGTGGAAAAACAGTCTAA
- a CDS encoding MFS transporter, with translation METEIDEKVDKSEEIPLFRKLSYSLTDFGGNVLFVSISTYLLYFYTDTFGLAIGVAGTILLVTRLLDMVDAPIWGFLIDHTHTRWGQSRPYFLWLCAPFAIFTWLTFTTPGLTGTSKIVYAGITYVLSGILYTGISTPMTSILPNLTNDPEQRTVLNSYRMVGGNIGLLVANSVVLPMVQLLGQGNDRKGYSYTLLVLGIVSITAFLIAFWNLREVNVTNTKSISLKQSVKATKSNWPWVLIVITNLLYWIGTTVRSSGMIYYFQYNIHAKSLVPVAGGLSVVAVLGMILIPMFVKKTNKRTVFIASLFLAAVANIGFQFVGSNRVAIVTLYCIGSIGTGMAASMPFLMLADAVDYGQWKNGIRASGFLTSIGSAFCVKAGSGIGGFIPSKIMQYFGYVPNQVQSQQSLFGINFSFVWLPAILFIAAAVPMFFYSRFENNEAKVRADLANA, from the coding sequence ATGGAAACAGAGATAGATGAAAAAGTTGATAAATCTGAAGAAATTCCATTGTTTCGTAAGTTAAGTTATTCGCTCACTGATTTTGGTGGGAATGTTCTATTTGTAAGTATTAGCACGTACTTATTGTATTTTTATACAGATACTTTTGGATTAGCAATTGGAGTTGCCGGAACCATCCTTTTGGTTACTAGACTCTTAGATATGGTTGATGCACCAATTTGGGGATTTTTGATTGATCACACGCACACACGTTGGGGTCAAAGCCGGCCATACTTTCTATGGTTATGTGCACCGTTCGCAATTTTTACTTGGTTAACATTTACAACGCCGGGTTTAACAGGAACTAGTAAGATTGTTTACGCCGGAATTACCTATGTTCTTTCGGGTATTCTATATACCGGTATCAGTACACCAATGACATCAATTTTGCCAAATTTGACTAATGACCCTGAACAAAGAACAGTTTTGAACTCTTACCGGATGGTTGGTGGAAATATTGGTCTATTAGTTGCCAACAGTGTCGTTTTGCCAATGGTTCAATTGTTGGGACAAGGTAATGATCGTAAAGGATATTCATATACGCTTTTAGTATTAGGCATCGTATCAATCACTGCTTTTTTAATTGCCTTTTGGAATTTACGTGAAGTTAACGTAACTAATACGAAATCTATTTCACTAAAACAGAGTGTTAAAGCAACTAAGAGCAACTGGCCTTGGGTTTTAATCGTTATAACGAACTTATTGTACTGGATTGGAACAACCGTCAGAAGTTCAGGTATGATTTACTATTTCCAATATAATATTCATGCTAAATCATTAGTACCAGTGGCTGGTGGCTTATCCGTTGTCGCCGTTCTTGGAATGATCTTGATTCCAATGTTTGTTAAAAAGACCAATAAGAGAACAGTTTTCATTGCCTCACTATTTTTGGCAGCTGTGGCAAATATCGGATTCCAATTCGTTGGTAGTAACCGAGTTGCTATCGTTACATTGTATTGTATCGGTTCAATCGGCACGGGTATGGCTGCTTCAATGCCATTCTTGATGTTAGCCGATGCCGTTGATTATGGACAATGGAAAAATGGTATTCGTGCCAGTGGTTTTTTGACATCAATTGGTAGCGCTTTCTGCGTTAAAGCAGGCAGTGGTATCGGTGGATTCATTCCATCAAAAATCATGCAATATTTTGGTTACGTTCCTAACCAAGTTCAAAGTCAGCAATCATTATTCGGAATCAATTTTTCATTCGTTTGGTTGCCAGCAATTCTATTTATTGCTGCGGCTGTTCCGATGTTCTTCTATTCTAGATTTGAAAATAATGAAGCAAAGGTTAGAGCAGATTTAGCTAATGCCTAG
- a CDS encoding right-handed parallel beta-helix repeat-containing protein produces the protein MSNKNYYDVTEWPVGNPYEDVGAVINSIIADIKKRQNNSDDNNGGKPGAVIYLPPADYHLKTQVVIDISFLKIVGSGHGFTSSSIRFNVPQNEWSNLHELWPGGSRVLVDLESTADESEGAAFLVKREGDPRISSVEFSDFCIDGVHFVDDGSGEENPDNTYVNGKTGIYVGSAQDSFRITGMGFVYLEHGITVYNADALTIHNNFIAECGNCIELRGWGQASKVTDNLMGAGFKGYSIYAQNFAQLLITANNIFPRGASTIYFDTVTRSLVSNNILHAFYAGMVVLSQSCSENLISSNHFLHDREPWKPMQKHDNGIDDSYGLLYISGNNNSVIGNHFSEIMDKEYLKPAGVKPVIIRIAAGSENYISNNNVVASEAHSGSGDSAFASQVDALLTTEESASFDVTTVLVEDKSQRNMVLDSGNDNQVIIDKMVNGFRATPTISFAEDKD, from the coding sequence ATGAGTAATAAAAATTATTATGACGTAACTGAATGGCCAGTAGGTAATCCATATGAAGATGTTGGCGCTGTAATCAACAGTATTATTGCAGATATTAAGAAAAGACAAAATAACAGTGACGACAACAATGGTGGCAAACCTGGTGCTGTAATTTATCTGCCACCAGCTGACTACCATTTAAAAACTCAAGTTGTCATCGATATTAGTTTTCTAAAAATTGTCGGTTCTGGACATGGGTTTACTTCTTCAAGTATTCGTTTCAATGTACCTCAAAATGAATGGTCTAATTTACATGAGTTGTGGCCCGGTGGTAGTCGTGTCTTGGTAGATTTGGAATCAACTGCTGATGAGTCTGAAGGAGCAGCTTTCTTAGTTAAAAGAGAAGGTGATCCAAGAATTAGTTCGGTTGAATTTTCTGATTTCTGTATCGATGGTGTTCATTTTGTTGACGATGGTTCTGGCGAAGAAAATCCTGATAATACTTATGTTAATGGAAAAACTGGTATTTACGTTGGTAGCGCCCAAGATTCATTCCGTATCACGGGTATGGGCTTTGTTTATTTGGAACACGGAATTACGGTTTATAACGCCGATGCATTGACGATTCACAACAACTTTATCGCTGAATGTGGCAACTGTATTGAGTTACGTGGTTGGGGTCAAGCTTCGAAAGTCACCGATAATTTGATGGGTGCGGGTTTCAAAGGTTATTCCATTTATGCTCAAAACTTTGCCCAATTGTTAATCACTGCAAATAATATCTTTCCACGTGGTGCTAGCACAATTTACTTTGATACCGTTACTCGTTCATTAGTTTCGAATAATATCTTGCATGCCTTTTATGCTGGTATGGTAGTTCTCAGCCAAAGCTGTTCTGAAAATCTTATTTCGTCCAATCACTTTTTACATGATCGTGAACCTTGGAAACCAATGCAAAAACATGACAATGGCATCGATGATTCTTACGGATTGCTATACATTAGTGGCAATAATAATTCAGTTATTGGCAATCATTTCTCTGAAATCATGGATAAAGAATATTTGAAACCAGCTGGAGTTAAACCAGTCATCATAAGAATTGCTGCGGGTAGTGAGAATTATATTTCTAATAACAATGTTGTCGCCTCAGAAGCTCATTCAGGTAGCGGAGATTCCGCATTTGCTTCTCAGGTTGATGCCTTGTTGACGACTGAAGAATCAGCCTCATTCGACGTAACAACGGTATTGGTTGAAGATAAGTCACAAAGAAATATGGTGCTTGATTCTGGAAATGACAATCAAGTTATTATCGACAAAATGGTCAATGGATTTAGAGCTACACCAACAATTTCATTCGCTGAAGATAAAGATTAA
- a CDS encoding glycoside hydrolase family 32 protein encodes MQELKVEPIKLTNKRYRLGYHIMAPSGWINDPNGFCYFQGYYHIFYQHYPNDSKWGPMHWGHARSKDLVHWETLPIALTPGDEEDKDGCFSGSAVFYNNKMYLIYTGHHYYGDGDPDNFWQNQNLAISEDGIHFKKYKNNPIIATPPVDNTIHFRDPKVWYNNGNWYLILGSQDKSKVGRTLLYKSANLTDWNYVGPFAKSIGVEKQGYVWECPDFFRLADNDILLMSPQGIKENNGRFKNLFNTGYLVGNYKYATNYFEHGEFTELDNGHDFYATQTTLTPDGRRVVVGWMDMWESAMPESKDGWAGALTLPRELIYQDGILQMRPIKELEQLRTSDLVHENSVVNGSKQLTSGTKQYEALLDFKATDLEGTGIELKDSQDKDILSLKYQSGKAILNRTGDDGEREALLNVGSSLKLHLFVDTSSVEIFVNDGVRTFTERFYADEAKLNVVTDKETNVSADVYELEGKAVKF; translated from the coding sequence ATGCAAGAATTAAAAGTTGAACCTATCAAATTAACTAATAAACGTTACAGATTGGGCTATCACATCATGGCACCATCTGGTTGGATCAATGATCCCAATGGATTCTGTTATTTCCAAGGATATTACCATATCTTTTATCAACATTATCCCAACGATTCCAAATGGGGTCCAATGCACTGGGGACACGCTCGTAGCAAGGATTTAGTCCACTGGGAAACCTTGCCTATTGCTTTGACACCAGGTGATGAAGAAGATAAAGACGGCTGTTTCTCAGGTAGTGCGGTCTTTTACAATAACAAGATGTATTTGATTTACACCGGTCACCATTATTATGGCGATGGAGATCCAGATAATTTTTGGCAAAATCAAAATTTAGCTATTAGTGAAGACGGCATTCATTTTAAGAAATATAAAAATAATCCTATTATCGCTACACCTCCAGTAGACAATACAATCCATTTCCGTGACCCAAAGGTTTGGTACAACAATGGGAACTGGTACTTGATTCTGGGCAGTCAAGATAAGTCAAAAGTTGGTCGGACGCTGTTATATAAGTCAGCTAATTTGACCGATTGGAATTATGTTGGACCATTTGCTAAATCGATTGGAGTTGAAAAACAAGGTTATGTTTGGGAGTGTCCAGATTTCTTTAGATTGGCAGATAACGATATTCTATTGATGTCGCCTCAAGGTATCAAAGAAAATAATGGTCGATTTAAGAATTTGTTTAATACTGGTTATTTAGTTGGCAATTATAAGTATGCTACTAATTACTTTGAACATGGCGAATTTACTGAATTGGACAACGGTCATGATTTCTATGCTACTCAAACGACTTTGACCCCAGATGGTCGTCGAGTTGTCGTCGGTTGGATGGATATGTGGGAAAGCGCTATGCCTGAAAGTAAAGATGGTTGGGCTGGAGCTTTGACATTGCCACGTGAGCTGATTTACCAAGATGGCATTCTACAAATGAGACCGATTAAAGAGTTGGAACAATTGAGAACTAGCGATTTGGTTCATGAAAATAGTGTAGTGAATGGATCTAAACAATTAACTTCTGGCACAAAGCAGTACGAAGCTTTATTAGACTTTAAAGCGACAGACTTAGAGGGTACTGGGATTGAGTTGAAGGACTCTCAGGATAAAGATATTCTCAGTTTGAAGTATCAAAGTGGTAAGGCGATTTTGAATCGAACAGGTGACGATGGCGAGCGTGAGGCTTTGTTAAATGTTGGTAGTAGTTTGAAGTTACATTTGTTTGTGGATACGAGTTCCGTTGAGATTTTTGTTAATGATGGTGTTAGAACCTTTACCGAAAGATTCTATGCTGATGAAGCTAAATTGAACGTAGTTACTGATAAAGAAACTAATGTTTCAGCAGATGTTTATGAATTGGAAGGTAAAGCTGTTAAATTCTAA
- a CDS encoding nucleoside deaminase, translated as MAYEKKFMELAANEAQKNVDTDVGGPFGTVIVKDGIVIAQGRNHVLSSNDPTAHGEIYTIRKACQKLGTHDLSGCELYTNAYPCPMCLGAIIWSNIKTCYYGNTAEDAKNIGFRDDAIYQFMEDGLSDKSVLNLEQHDRDTTIRAFNNFDKDAERTIY; from the coding sequence ATGGCATATGAAAAGAAGTTTATGGAACTGGCTGCTAACGAGGCTCAAAAAAATGTTGATACCGACGTTGGCGGTCCATTTGGAACTGTAATTGTTAAAGACGGCATAGTTATTGCTCAAGGTAGAAACCACGTTTTATCAAGCAATGATCCCACAGCCCACGGTGAAATTTACACTATTCGGAAAGCCTGTCAAAAACTAGGCACACATGACCTATCCGGCTGTGAACTCTATACGAACGCTTACCCTTGTCCAATGTGTCTCGGTGCAATTATCTGGTCTAATATCAAAACTTGTTACTATGGCAACACGGCTGAAGATGCTAAAAATATCGGTTTTCGTGACGATGCTATTTATCAATTTATGGAAGATGGCCTTTCAGATAAGAGCGTCCTTAATCTGGAACAACACGACCGCGATACTACTATTAGAGCGTTCAACAATTTTGATAAAGATGCTGAACGTACGATTTATTAG
- a CDS encoding putative polysaccharide biosynthesis protein, whose translation MKKDSLLKSSLWISLSGILSRILSVIYIIPWNIWIGPIAVGAANALYGKVYNIYNLFLIIATAGIPSAISKEVAAHNALGRFDQSEKLFKKYTIYMSLVGVVLAFIMFFGAKYVAIVLAAGDMRVVTPIKYLSVAMLIIPALGILRGYIQGYAFISYSAFSQVIEQIARVAYMLYATYTIMILQKGNYMTAVNQSTLASFIGATLAYLFLLWIRIKVRRSVTVTDIKTTTDIPTDENTPDINFNSMLRSAIPFLLVDTIMTVLQLFDQTTFSWIYELILHASQRTIDDLYAMFGFQANKLIMVLVSLAISVSSSVIPALSAMISRKVGTEQIQKLMRNIVQFTVFIILPATFGMIAISRQLWTVFVFYDQSILGSKVLMVSCFEAFFYCVFMILENILQVSHHVKKSLIYLAIAYLLKVVLQLPLTLAMGVYGPLVASTIAFMVMGHFAFRLINKQFQVVDKALGKKLLRILIDGLIMLVVVAVADFLVVKVISDATKIGATIVIIICGLIGVAVYGFLSYKDGSLNILKDIRDTKIY comes from the coding sequence ATGAAAAAAGATTCATTATTAAAAAGTTCCCTCTGGATTTCGCTAAGCGGAATTCTTTCTAGGATTCTGTCCGTTATCTACATCATTCCATGGAACATCTGGATTGGACCTATTGCTGTTGGGGCTGCGAATGCCCTATACGGTAAAGTCTATAACATTTATAACCTCTTCTTGATCATTGCCACTGCCGGTATTCCTTCAGCTATTTCAAAAGAGGTTGCTGCTCACAATGCTTTAGGACGTTTTGATCAAAGTGAAAAGCTCTTTAAAAAATATACGATTTATATGTCGTTAGTCGGTGTCGTCTTAGCCTTCATCATGTTCTTTGGAGCAAAATATGTGGCTATCGTTCTAGCTGCCGGCGATATGCGTGTTGTAACGCCGATTAAATATTTGAGTGTGGCAATGCTAATCATCCCTGCCCTCGGTATTCTACGTGGTTACATCCAAGGTTATGCGTTTATTTCTTACTCCGCCTTTTCTCAAGTTATCGAACAAATTGCTCGTGTTGCTTACATGCTTTATGCCACATACACAATTATGATTCTTCAAAAAGGTAACTACATGACTGCTGTTAACCAATCAACTTTAGCTTCATTCATTGGTGCAACGCTCGCTTACTTATTCTTACTGTGGATTCGTATCAAAGTTCGCCGTTCTGTTACCGTTACAGACATCAAAACGACAACTGACATTCCAACAGACGAAAATACACCTGACATTAACTTCAATTCCATGCTTCGTTCAGCTATTCCATTCCTATTAGTTGATACGATTATGACCGTTTTACAGTTATTCGATCAAACAACATTCAGTTGGATTTATGAATTAATTTTGCACGCTAGTCAACGTACAATCGATGATCTTTACGCTATGTTTGGATTCCAAGCTAACAAATTAATCATGGTGTTAGTTTCTCTAGCAATTTCCGTATCATCTTCAGTTATCCCAGCACTTTCAGCTATGATTAGCCGCAAGGTCGGTACAGAACAAATTCAAAAATTGATGCGTAACATCGTTCAATTTACAGTGTTCATTATTTTGCCAGCAACTTTTGGTATGATTGCCATCAGTCGCCAATTATGGACAGTCTTTGTTTTCTACGACCAAAGTATCCTCGGTTCTAAAGTGCTGATGGTATCCTGTTTTGAAGCATTTTTCTATTGTGTCTTCATGATTTTGGAAAACATTTTACAAGTTTCACATCACGTCAAAAAATCACTCATCTACCTAGCAATTGCCTACCTACTTAAAGTTGTCCTACAATTGCCACTAACGCTGGCTATGGGCGTCTATGGACCACTGGTAGCCTCAACAATTGCCTTCATGGTCATGGGACATTTTGCATTTAGATTGATCAACAAACAATTCCAAGTTGTCGATAAAGCGTTGGGTAAAAAATTACTCCGCATTCTAATCGACGGTTTAATCATGCTGGTGGTAGTTGCTGTAGCCGACTTCCTAGTGGTCAAAGTTATTTCTGACGCAACTAAGATTGGCGCAACAATTGTCATCATCATCTGTGGTTTGATAGGAGTCGCCGTTTATGGATTCCTCAGTTATAAAGATGGCTCGTTGAACATTTTGAAAGATATTCGTGATACAAAAATTTATTAA
- a CDS encoding DUF1304 domain-containing protein, whose protein sequence is MQILTLFLVALVALEHIGIAGLEMFAKPDIQANAFDMPVNFVKTKEAQTALSNQGIYNGMLGVLILMMILFFTGSTLKTILILLMIYIIVVAVYGAVTATKKILYMQGLPALIALIFVLIFYK, encoded by the coding sequence ATGCAAATCTTAACTTTATTTTTAGTGGCATTAGTTGCCCTAGAACACATTGGAATTGCCGGTTTAGAGATGTTTGCCAAACCAGATATTCAAGCTAATGCTTTCGATATGCCAGTTAACTTTGTAAAAACCAAAGAAGCGCAAACTGCACTTTCTAACCAAGGAATTTACAACGGTATGCTCGGCGTTTTAATTTTAATGATGATATTATTTTTCACAGGTTCGACTTTAAAAACAATTTTAATTCTGTTGATGATTTATATTATTGTAGTGGCAGTGTATGGCGCCGTTACAGCAACCAAGAAAATCCTATATATGCAAGGATTACCAGCCCTAATCGCTTTGATATTTGTGTTGATTTTTTATAAGTAA
- a CDS encoding nucleoside triphosphate pyrophosphohydrolase — protein sequence MKKLVRDKIPDILSDVAEFEVLSNEDYRSSLRDKVTEEAIEVKQAETRANLVEELGDLEEVIRAILEDASITYEEMDSLRQAKINQKGKFAQKFVMIKPDEES from the coding sequence ATGAAAAAGTTAGTTCGGGACAAAATACCCGATATTCTTTCCGATGTTGCCGAATTCGAAGTTCTCTCCAATGAGGACTACCGATCATCACTCCGCGACAAAGTCACCGAAGAAGCCATCGAAGTCAAACAAGCTGAAACACGGGCCAATCTAGTCGAAGAATTAGGGGACCTAGAGGAAGTCATCCGTGCCATTTTAGAAGACGCTTCAATTACTTATGAAGAAATGGACAGCCTTCGCCAAGCAAAAATTAATCAAAAGGGTAAATTTGCGCAAAAATTTGTTATGATAAAGCCTGATGAAGAATCGTAA
- the guaB gene encoding IMP dehydrogenase, translating to MSAWDTKFDKKGFTFDDVLLIPAESHVLPNEVDLSVQLAKNIKLNTPILSASMDTVTEAPMAIAMARQGGLGVIHKNMSIEQQADEVSKVKRSENGVIIDPIYLTADDKVSEAEKLMSTYRISGVPIVTNTTDLKLVGIITNRDLRFITDYSVQIGTVMTSEDLITAPVGTSLKEAEQILQEHKIEKLPLIDENGRLGGLVTIKDIEKVKEFPNAAKDQYGRLLVAAAVGVTSDTFERAEALLKAGADAIIIDTAHGHSAGVLRKITQIREKFPEATLIAGNVATAEGTRALYDAGVDVVKVGIGPGSICTTRIVAGVGVPQLTAIYDAASVAHEYGKTIIADGGIKYSGDIVKALAGGGNAVMLGSMLAGTDEAPGEFEIYQGRRFKTYRGMGSLAAMSHGSSDRYFQSGVNEANKLVPEGIEGRVAAKGAVGDVIYQLLGGLRSGMGYVGAHNLTELQDAQFVQISNAGLRESHPHDVTITKEAPNYSVK from the coding sequence ATGTCGGCATGGGATACAAAATTTGATAAAAAGGGATTCACTTTTGATGATGTTTTATTGATACCAGCAGAGAGTCACGTTTTACCAAATGAAGTAGATTTATCAGTTCAATTAGCTAAGAATATTAAACTAAACACTCCAATTTTGAGTGCAAGTATGGATACAGTTACCGAAGCACCAATGGCCATCGCAATGGCTCGTCAAGGTGGATTAGGTGTTATTCACAAGAATATGAGTATTGAACAACAAGCTGACGAGGTTTCAAAAGTTAAGCGTTCTGAAAATGGGGTTATCATCGACCCAATTTACTTAACTGCTGACGATAAAGTTAGTGAAGCTGAAAAGTTGATGAGTACATATCGTATCAGTGGCGTTCCCATCGTTACTAACACAACTGATTTGAAATTAGTTGGTATTATTACGAACCGTGATCTTCGTTTTATCACAGATTACTCAGTACAAATTGGTACTGTAATGACTAGTGAAGACTTGATTACTGCGCCAGTTGGTACATCACTTAAAGAAGCTGAACAAATTCTCCAAGAACACAAGATTGAAAAATTACCTTTGATTGACGAAAATGGTCGTCTCGGCGGACTAGTTACAATCAAGGATATTGAAAAAGTTAAAGAATTTCCCAATGCGGCTAAAGATCAATATGGCCGTCTCTTAGTTGCTGCAGCTGTTGGTGTAACAAGCGATACTTTTGAACGTGCCGAAGCCTTGCTTAAAGCTGGCGCCGATGCAATTATCATCGATACTGCCCATGGTCACTCAGCCGGTGTGCTCAGAAAGATTACTCAAATCAGAGAGAAGTTTCCTGAAGCTACATTGATTGCTGGTAATGTGGCAACCGCTGAAGGAACTAGAGCTCTATATGATGCCGGAGTTGATGTTGTTAAAGTTGGTATCGGACCTGGTTCAATCTGTACAACAAGAATCGTTGCCGGTGTCGGTGTGCCTCAACTAACAGCTATCTATGACGCCGCTAGTGTTGCTCACGAGTACGGTAAGACAATTATTGCTGATGGTGGTATCAAGTATTCAGGTGACATCGTAAAGGCTCTAGCAGGTGGTGGTAACGCCGTTATGCTTGGCTCAATGTTGGCTGGTACTGACGAAGCACCCGGTGAATTCGAAATTTATCAAGGTCGTCGTTTCAAGACATATCGTGGTATGGGAAGCCTTGCCGCAATGTCACATGGTTCTTCAGATCGTTACTTCCAAAGTGGCGTTAACGAAGCTAATAAGTTAGTTCCCGAAGGTATCGAAGGTAGAGTAGCTGCCAAAGGTGCTGTCGGCGATGTAATTTATCAATTACTTGGTGGATTACGTTCAGGTATGGGTTACGTTGGTGCTCATAATCTAACAGAATTACAAGATGCCCAATTCGTTCAAATCTCAAATGCAGGTTTGAGAGAATCACATCCACATGATGTTACTATTACTAAAGAAGCACCTAATTATTCAGTGAAATAA